In the Paenibacillus sp. FSL R7-0337 genome, CCGGTCCAAGCACCTCCAGGACGGTCCCGAAGCTTAGCAGGAAGCCGTATAGCCAGTCATTCTCAGGGTACTGGAGCGTTAGGGTGTATCCGCCGGTATCATCCCGCTGGAGCGTCTCACAGTCGAAGTATTCCTCTGCGAGATGCTTGCCTTCCGGCGCGAAACGCAGCTTGACCGGCGTGAGATTCTGCGGTTCCTTCCAGCTACTACTCCACGGCAATTCTGTAAGCGGGATATCCTGGCGGATATAGTGCCTGTTCTCCTTCACCAGCGCTTTCATCCGCAGCAGCTTGAAGAGGCGGAAATCCTGACGGTCCTGGCAGAACCCGTATAAGTACCAGAACGGTCCCTTGAGAACCAGCGTATACGGCTCGACCGTACGCAGACTTACCCTGCCTTCGGCAGTTATGTATTCAAAAGTGACCGTAACCTCTTTCTCCAAGGCTTCTTTAAGAAGGCTCAGCCGCTCCTCCAGCGGGCCTGTCAGCTCCCAGGGGGAGAAATCGACAATCATCCGGGTGGTTTGGCTGCGGAAGGCGGCGATCTGGGAGGGAGGGACGACACTGCTGATTTTCTCCATCAATAGCTGATGGCCTCCTCCTCCGATGGAAGAGGCGCTTTGCAGCGCGTTGAAAATATCGGCCAGCTCGCGTTCCGATAACACGTTGCGGTCCAGCCGGTAGCCCTGCATGAGGCCGATGCCGCCCCCTGATCCCTGATAGGTGACCACAGGGATGCCTGCGCTGTTAATGCTGTCTATATCGCGGTAAATCGTACGCACGGAGACCTCGAACATATCGGCCAGCTCCTTGGCCTGAATCAGCGGCCGGTTGAGCAGCAGAATGACAATGGAGAGCAGACGGTCTATTTTCACAGGAAAACCTTCTTTCAGGCGTTAGGTAAGGTGTGGATTAACGGGTCTTGGAGGTTTCTTTAACCTTCACTTGGACCTTGGGTTCAAGCGTAGCCACTGGCTTGCGCCGGCGCAGCCGGAGAGAAATGGCAGCCCGGTAACGGTAGACGACAATCAGCGCGGCGATGGCCAGCACACCTACCGCAATCCAAAGGGCGTAGGATTCGATCAGGTGGAAGATGCCCATCCACTGCGGGCCGAAGATTTTGCCGATTCCGAGGAATAACACTACCCAGAATATTGCGCCCCCATAGGCATACATAGCGAATTTACGGAAGGGCAGGGCGATAATCCCGGCAAAATAGCCGGTGAAGTGTCGGACGCCGGGGATGAAATAGCCGATGGAAATCAGCACGCTGCCGTATTTCTCGAACCAGCGCTGTGTCTTTTCCAGCTTGGCGGGAGAGAACATGAACCATTTGCCGTACCGCTGGATAAAGGGCAGACCGGCCTTCAGTCCGATGAAATAAGTGATGGTCATCCCGATTGTAGTCCCTAAGAAGGCTACGATCACCAGTGTGAAGAAATCCAGCCTCCCCGTGAAAGAGAGAAATCCTGCGAAGGCCATCGTGGTCTCCCCGGGAAAAGGCAGGGCGATAAATTCGAGCAAAAGCCCGAAGAACAATACGCTATATCCATAGCTCGCAAACAATTCCTGTATCCATTTCAGCATATCCATAAATTCTTCACTCTCCAAAGGCTGCGCGCCAATTCTATTCTGAAGCTTGTCTTCATACAATCTACCAAATGGTGCGGAAGCGCCAATAGAATGCTGGAGGTAGAGAAGATGAAGAACAACCGGGAAAATCCTATCCGCCGCATCATGATCTGCGGGTTGCTTGTTATTGCTGTTGTGCTAAGTCTGGGTGTGTCAGCTTATGGAGGGCAGGGGAATTCTTCCGGTTCGCGGAGTAAGTACTCCCTACAGGCTGAAGCAGGCAGTACGTTACCTCTACTCTCTAAGAATAATGCTCCGGCTGTCCCGGTGCAAGATTTGCGCCCGGCAGCGGCCAGAATGACAACCACAGAATTACGGCAGCTGCACATTTCGGGCGGTTCAGCCCCTAAAGCAGGTGCGGAGCGTCCTGCTCAAGTATCCGCTGCTGCGGGAAAAGCTGCTCCGGCAGCGGGACACCGCAAGGAGAAGTTGGTCTATCTGACTTTTGACGACGGTCCAAGCGCAGTTACTCCCAAGGTACTTAGCATATTGCAGGAGCAGGGGGTTAAGGCGACCTTCTTCGTGCTGGGGGATCAGGCCGCAGGCCGTCCCGAGCTGATCAAGGCCATCTGGGAGCAAGGGCATGCTATCGGCAACCATACCTATAATCATAACTATCATGATTTATATAGCGGCTTCAAGGAGTTCTGGCGCCAAATCAAACAGACGGAGGAAACGGTACGTGAGATCACAGGCGTCCGTCCGCAGCTGGTCCGTGCGCCGGGCGGCACGTTCGGCCATTTCGACAGTACATATTTCAATCTGCTGAAGCAGGCAGGCTACGGGGTGATGGACTGGACTGTAGACAGCGGGGATTCCCGCCGCCGGGGAGTGCCCGCTGCGGAGATTGTACAGGCTTCTGTGGCTGACTTGACCTCTTCCAGTGTGGTATTGCTGCTGCATGACGGATCGGGCCATGAACAGAGCGCCAAGGCGCTGCCCGCCATCATTGAACGCTACAGAGCAGCCGGTTATGGATTCGGTGTTCTGGATGCGCAGAGTGATCCCGTACAGTTCAGGGTGTCTTCCAAGGCAGCCTCCCTTCATCGGGGCAAACCGTCACAGGATTGGATATCGGTCAATATTGCCCCGAATGCGGAGTTGTTTGCACCAGGCAAGGCGCTTGCGCTTGAGATTGGCGGGATGGAAACCAAGCTAAAGCCCGGAGAGTACCGTCTACAGGACGGGCAGTACTATGTTCCGCTACGCGCCACCGTGGAACGGCTGGGCGGACGGGTCGGCTGGGATGTGGCTACCCGCAGCGCAGCTGTAAGCTGGAACGGCCGCAGCATGACGTTAGACTCACAAAGGCAGGAGGTGGGCATTCACTGGCCGGACGGTACAGCAGAGTACAAGGCGGCACAGGTACAGCTCCAAGGCTCCTCCCTCTGGGTACCCCTGCGTATGCTGCTGGAGGCGGCAGGTCATCCGGGTGCGGAAGCCTTTGTAAATGCAGAGGAGCGCAGGGTCACCGCAGCTTAAGGCGGATATCCGGTTGGGAGGAGGGAACGGCAAGGAGAGCAGAGAACAGGGAGAGCTAGCGGGGAAAAGCGGCTGCTGAATGTCTGGGCATCCTTTTTCGTGGAAAGAATAGATAGCAACAGGCCTCAGCAAGCGGTATAGCCAGTGAAACCACGGGCTGTCAGGGGGCTAGTCTATGACCATGGAAGGGTGTCCTCCTTGTCCTCATCATCATTGACAGATCCGAAATCACAGGTATATTCACAGCTGGGCAGGTACGGGAATGCAGAGATTGCAGGGTTCCCCCGGAAGCGCATCCGCCGCGCAGCCAAGGAGTGGGGGCGAATGCTGCTCCTGATGGCGGTTACCGGAGGGCTGTATATGTGGCGCGGCGGAGAATCGCTCCTGCTGCTGCTGACAGCTGGCGGAGTGGTTATGTCCGGCGGCCTGCTGATGCAGCTCTGCGGTCCCCGGAGAGTTAGTGTCCAGCGCACGATTGCTCCTGCGCGTCTGTCTGCGGGGGATGACGCTATTGTGGAGGTTCAGATTTCTTTTAACGCCAGAATCCCGCTGCCCTGGATGATTGTTACAGATTATTGGAGCGGGGGCAGCCATCAGGAGCTGCTGTTTCCCGGCTTCCGGCGCTCCTTCAAATATTCGTATGAGCTGCTGTCTGTCCCAAGAGGCGTGCATCAGCTTCATGGGTGCAGTGTAACCTGGGGAGATCTGCCGGGGCTGTTCACAGGCGGCTGCCAGCCGGGCGGCAAGGCGGGCTTCAAGGTGCTGCCAAGAGCTCTATATATGGGCGCAGCAGTGCCGGATACCGGCTTGCTTTCCGGAGACCGTGCATCCGGGCGGGGGAACCATAGCAGCCCGCAAGCAGCGGATATCCGTGATTATGCACCGGGTGATCCGTTCAGCCGGATTCACTGGAAGAGCAGCGCCCGTAAAGGCAATCTGCAGAGCAGAGTGCCGGAACGTGAAGCGGGGCAGATGACCTGCATCGTGCTTGCGAGCAGTCCGGCGGATTATGAGATTCCCGGTGGTGCGCATGTTCCCCGCAGCCAGCGGAGGTCGGTGATCCCGGCCTTTGAACAGGCGGTATCGGCTACTATGGGGCTGCTGCTCTCTGCCGAGCGCTCCGGCAGCTACATCCAGCTCTTCAGCGGCGGCTGGCCGGAAGGGATGGCTAGGCATGAGGGGCTGGGCCAGATTCCCGGGAGGGTCCGGGATCTGCTAACAGAGATTGCTCCCTCCGGCTCACAGTGTCTCAGCAGACTGCTGGAGGATGCGTCACAGAGCTGGATCCCCGGGATGACGGTATCCGTCATTACCGGCCGGCTGGAGGAGGAGTCGGCGAGAACGCTGGCCCGCTTCCTGGTTCAGGGAATCAGGGTGGAACTGTATTATGTCTGGGACCAGCCTTCTCCGAGCCGGACTCCCGGTAATCCTGTACGGAGTCCCGCCAGAGCAGCGGGTACAATGCCGGAGCTGTCCAGCAGCGGCAGGCTGGCACCGGAGGACTGGGCAACATCGGGGCATGATCCCGCGGTGTACGGGGACAGCAGACTGCATGCCTCGGATACGATTGCAGGAAGTCTAATGCGGCTTGGAGCGAGGATTCACTGTCTGAGCAATGCTGCTCCTGCACAAGGGTACAAGGGGGCGGAGCCTGATGGATTCCCGGATAACTCCACCTCCTGCTAGAGTGAGTGCGGATGGCGCCAGTCCGAAGGGCTCAACCCACAGCAGGCAGCGCTGCTACGGAAGCATCATGTTTACAGCGGCAGGGATACAGGAATCAGAACTTGCAGAGAACAGCACCGCAGGTAAAAGAGAGGACAGCCCCCTGTATTATCGCGGCCTGTTCTCTTTGGCAATTATGGGCGTCTTTGGTCTGTGGCTGCTGCCGCTCTACAGATTGTCTGCGGCAGCGGACCATACACAGCTCCTGCGGCTCCTGATGCTCTCTGCAGCAGCACTTCTCGCATGGGGCTGTCTGCTGTTGCCCCGTCTTGTACAGGCAAGCGGTCAGTTTCTGCTAATCTTCATGACCTGGTATGGCCTCTGTGCTGCTGCGGGAGGCGGGGGCGGGTGGCTGAAGGTCTATGCCATGGAGAAAAGCGGACAGGATGCCCTACTGCTGTTCTCCGGCCGGATCTCCGCCTTAAGCGAGGACAGCAGACTGCTGATTCTGGTTCTGGGCTGGGGACTGCTGGTGTCCTCTGTCCAGCAACTCGCGCTGTACAGGGGAAGTATTGCGTTGTTCACCGGTGTAACGCTGGTGTATCTGCTGGTGCTGGATATGGGCTATGCCGTTAATACTTCCGGGGATGTCCTGGTGATGGCGGGACTGATCCTGTGGCTGCGGGCCTTCAGCGGACTGCTCCACCTGCAAGAACGGACAGGAAGGCAGGTTCTTCCTTACGCCCGCTGGGGAGCCGGGGCGTTATCGGCGGCTGTGCTGGTAACGCTGGCCGCCTGGATAGCCGGGCAAGGGCTGGGCGCACGCCCGGCTGCCCCGGTTACACTGCAGCCGGTGCTGGACAAGCTGGAGCACTGGGCTGCGGCGCAAAGGCCGGAGGAGACAGGCGTACCCGGCACCGGCAGCACCGGCTACAGTATGGAGGACAGAGAGCTTGGCATGCCCTTGACACCCAGCACGGAGGCGGCCTTCACGGTCACTGCGTCCCGTCCCTACTACTCGCGGGGGGAGAGCATGGCGTATTATGACGGCCGCCGCTGGATCAGGAGCGGAGCCGCGTATTCAGCGCTGAATCTGCCCCGCCTATCCGGGGCGGTGCCCGCTCTGGCGAATGCTTCATCCGCCGGGGGCCAGACATTTATCCAGCGGATTCAGCTCGCTTCGCCTTCCACCGGAGGTGTGCCGCTGTTCAGCGCAGGCGCGATAACAGACGTACAGAACATCCGGCTTACAGACGGAAGCCAGCTGGGTTACGTGCTGACTAGCCCTGACAGGCTCAGCTTCCGCCTGCCGGAAGTCTACGGCTCCGCAGGGGTTACGGAGTATACCGTCAAGTCTGTTCTGCCGCCAAGTGATCCGGCAGCGCTGCGGAAGCTGAAGGGGAGTGATCCTGACGGGGTCCGCAGCCAGTATTTGCAGCTCCCCGCTGCTCTGCCGCCCAGAGTACGTGCACTGGCCGGCGATCTTACCACTGCTGCGGCGAGCCGTTACGATGCCGCCGTAGCTATAGCCGGCTATCTTCAGGACGGCTACACCTATTCGCTGAAGACCCGTGTGCCGCCGTCCGGTGCCGATTTCACCGATGATTTTCTGTTCGGGACCCGTCAGGGCTATTGTGTGCATTTTGCCACTGCGATGACGGTCCTGCTGCGCAGCAGCGGCATTCCGGCGCGGTACGTCCAGGGCTACGGCCCGGGAACCGCCGTGCCCGGCTCTGTGCCGCAGCGCTACAGCGTGACCGGCGGCGATGCCCACGCCTGGGTCGAGGTCTATTTCCCCGGCGCGGGCTGGGTCCCCTTCGACCCCACGCCCTCCGCCGCTGCCGCCGCTGCCCTCGGCGCGGCTGCTACGGACCCGGCTGCGGCCTCCGCGCTGCCGGACACCCGCCGCTCCGCTGCGCTGCACGCGGACGCGCTCACTGCCGCCCTGCCGCAGGCGGGCGGCCCGGACCGTGCGCCGCTCGCGCTCGCGGCGCTGGTGCTGGCTGCCGCCATCCACTGGCGGCGCAGCCTGGCCCTGCTGCCGGCCGTGCGCCGCGCCGGCAGGCTTGGCCGTGAGCGGCAGCTGCGCGCCGCCGCTCTGGCCTGGTATGGGCTGGCGGCGCGGTATGGGCCGCCGCTGCCCGGGGTTACCGCCAGGGAGTACGCAGACTCCCTGGCTATCGAGGACGGGCGGCTGCGCGCCGCCGTCCGGGGGTTTGTACGCCAGTGGGAGACCCTGGCGTATGGCGGCGCCGGAGGCGGCGTGCCCTTGCCGGCGTCGGGCTCCTCTGGAGACGCCGCCCCCTCTACGCCTTCCGCGCCTATGTCGCCCTCGTCGCCACCCAATGCTGCCGATGCCAAGGACGAAGAGGCTTTCATGGCCCGGTGCCTGATGATCACCTTCCATCTAACCTGATCCAGAAGCGGCGTCCCTGCATTTGCAGCGGACGTCTTTGTGACGGCTAAGCTTGCCGCTCCAAATGTAATCGAAAAACCGACCATATTTAAATCCACGCTCCCCATGCCAGACACTATCCACCGACAGCCCACGGCTACAATTCTTCTCTTTATCCCTATAACTTGGTGTCGGCTCCCGGCAGCGGTGAATCGGCAGACATTTGCTCATCTGCAGGTATTCCATACAGTCATAGCCACGAGCCTGTTTCCGCTACCTTTGCCCTGTGCAGGTATTCCCTCCATCCCAACCACAGCCAGCCCAAAACCTTGAAGCAGTGGGACCCCATTTCCTTGACGCTGAGAATTAACCATGAGTATAATGAATCCAATAATCAAGGGAGGCAAGTAATGAACAAGCCAAATGAAATGATCGTTGTTCTGGATTTCGGGGGACAGTATAACCAGCTTATCGCGCGCAGAATTCGTGACCTGGGGGTATACAGCGAGCTTCTGCCGTACAATACACCGATGGAGAAGATTAAGGCTTTATCGCCCAAAGGGATTGTATTCTCAGGCGGGCCAAGCAGTGTCTATGCGGAGAATGCACCACATGTAGACCCGGCGATTTACGAGCTCGGGCTGCCGATCTTCGGGATCTGCTATGGGATGCAACTGATGGCACAGCAGCAGGGAGGCAAGGTGGAACGCTCCGCCAAGCGTGAGTACGGCAAAGCAGATGTGGAATTCGCACCCAGCTCCGTGCTTGCAGCGGGCCTTGAGAGCAAGCAGACCGTATGGATGAGCCACGGGGACCATGTAGTGGAGCTTCCGGAGGGCTTTAAGCTGGATGCCGGTACAGAGAGCGCGCCGATTGCAGCCATGAGTAATGATGAACGCAAATTCTTCGCCGTTCAGTTCCATCCTGAGGTACGCCACTCCGTGAAGGGGAATGAGATGATCTCGAACTTCCTGTACGAGGTCTGCGGCTGCGAGGGCAAATGGACGATGGAGTCGTTCATTGAGGATGCTGTTAAGGACATCCGTGATAAAGTCGGCGACCGGAAGGTGCTGTGCGCACTCAGCGGCGGCGTGGATTCCTCTGTTGTGGCGATGCTGATTCACCGTGCGATCGGCGATCAGCTGACTTGTATGTTCATCGACCACGGTCTTCTGCGTAAAGGTGAAGCGGAGAGCGTCATGGAGACTTTTGTCGGCAAGTTCGATATCCATGTTGTCAAAATCGACGCCCGTGACCGCTTCCTCGGCAAGCTGGCCGGTGTGTCCGATCCCGAACAGAAGCGTAAAATCATCGGCAACGAGTTCATCTACTGCTTCGACGAAGAATCGGCCAAGCTGGGTGACTTCGCGTTCCTGGCCCAGGGTACACTGTATACAGACATCGTAGAGAGCGGTACAGCTACAGCGCAGACGATCAAGTCGCACCACAATGTGGGCGGGCTGCCGGAAGATATGAAATTCAGTCTGATCGAGCCGCTGAACACTCTCTTCAAGGACGAAGTCCGGAAGCTGGGTGAAGAGCTGGGCATGCCGCATGCGATCGTATGGCGTCAGCCTTTCCCGGGTCCGGGTCTGGCGATTCGTGTGCTGGGTGAAGTGACCGAAGAGAAGCTGCAGATCGTCCGCGACTCCGACTATATTTTGCGTGAAGAGATCGCTAAGGCGGGTCTTGACCGTGAGATTTGGCAGTATTTCACTGCTCTCCCTAACATGAAGAGTGTTGGCGTAATGGGGGACGAGCGCACCTATTCCTACACCGTAGGCATTCGTGCCGTAACCTCCATCGATGGCATGACCGCCGACTGGGCACGTATCCCATGGGATGTACTGGAGAAAATCTCCGTGCGTATCGTCAACGAAGTTGATAACGTCAACCGTATCGTCTACGACATTACCTCGAAGCCGCCAGCAACCATCGAATGGGAATAGACATAGGTTGAAAATAAAAACTCTCTTCTACCGGCAGGCTTCTGCCAATAGAAGAGAGTTTTTTATCCTTCTATTTCTCGCTGAAACGGTACCGTCCTTTAAAAGATCGTCAAAGCTGTTCCCGCTTTTATTTCTAAACGATTTTTTTAATATTTCTTTTTTGAAGAAAGTATGTAATGATGCCAAAGGCGGCACCTGCGGTACACCAGAGCAGAATATTAAACAGGCCGATGTCAATCTTCTCGCCAGCTAACGCCGGGAATAGGAACTCCATCAGGACGAACATAGTGAAGCCCCATTGGGCACCCGCTAAGAAAAACTTTTTCTTCAATGTTTTAATTGTTTTTTCATAATCTGCATTTATATCATATTCCGTTTCGGCAACTCCGGTTTTTCGGAGCCGGATAAGGATGTAGTAGGCTACGAACTGCTGCACAATGAAGAGAGCCATAGTTCCGAATGTGAATGTGTGATGTATGGTATCCATAATTAAGCTGATGAGCATAAGACCAGACGTCAGATACAAGGCATGCATGCAGGCACCGGCAAGAATACGATGAATCTCTCCCCGCTGATACTCATCCCTTTCCTCTATATAGCCAACAAATGGCTTTAGCATTCTCTTCTCCATATTACTCAGCATTACTGTTTACCTCCCAGAAAAGTGTATTCAAATCAGAGTTCAGGGCCTTGGCCAGCTTAACGCACAAATCCAATGAAGGATTATACTTGTCATTCTCAATCAGATTGACCGTCTGCCGGGCAACTCCGACCTCCTTCGACAGGGCAAGCTGCGACAAACCGGAGCGTTTTCTGTATTCGGCAACCCTGTTCATATCGATTCCTCCTTGATAAAAAGTCATATATATATGACTAACTCTATGTTCATGGTACTCTCCATAAGTTTATGTGTCAATTATATATGACAAAAAAGAACTCCAAAACCCTATATTAGGGTTTGGAGTTCTTCCCGCTTAGGCGGACTGCTACAAGCTCTTCAATTCATACACCTTCTCCAGCGTAGCCAGACACTCTGTCTTCTTGTCATCACTATCCGTATGAAGATACCCCTCCACCATCCTGTATCCGAACACGAGCAGGATGAATTCGTAGACGCAGTGGCCGGCAAGCGGGGCAATCTCTCCCGCATATTCCGTGAAGCCCCGGTAATAAGCAGGGACACACCGCTGATAGTATTCAATCATGTGATCAAGATCCACCTCATCCGCAATCAGGCTGGCGATGTCCTCGCCGAGGTAGCCCCAGCCCGAGGTATCCCAGTCGATCAGCGCGATGGTCCCGCCCGAATAGATGATGTTGGTTACCCAGAAGTCCCGGTGGCACAGTACAAGGGGCAATTTTTCAATCCGGGCAAAAATATCGTCCGACTGCTCGTCGATGTCGATGAGCATTTGCCGGATATGCTGCGGGAAGTCGCATTCCTCCGAACGGATATAGTCGTAGACGAGCGGCCAGGACCGGTAATGCAGATAGGTGTTCTTCATGAGATCTGCATGGCTCAGGTTGGTCAGACTCTGCAGCACTTCAGGCTGCGCTGCGTATAATTTGCCTTGATAGCGTCCCAGCTCCAGTGCCGCCTGTTCATACATATCACCGGTCAGGTTCAGGCCTGAGATGCCATCCATATATTCCAGCCATAATCTCATTTCATCCCCGGCTTCATTCATCTCAGCATGATAACACACCGGCCAGCGGAAGGATTCTGTGAAGGTTGCATCGAGTGGCGAAGCGTAGAGGTCATATTCCCGCCGCCAGGAATGCGGATCATCGTAACGTTCCCATTTCTTCTGGATTTTCAGCACAATACGGTACGGCAGCTGCTCTCCGTCAGCCGTTTCGGCTGTTCCGGTAACCAGCTGCACATCCCCCAAGGTCCCGCCATGTAGCTGTAACGTCTGGTAGTCAGCAGATGTAATCGTTGTTTTGAAAAGCGCACTTAGTGCAGTATATAACGCTTCAGTTGGAATCTTCATTTTTTTCGTCCTCCGTTTTTCTTCATTTGCTTACGCTGCATCGCAGCTGACTGATTCTGGGCATCCTTGTGCCTGAGATAGTGTGTTCTATTCTGAACGAACCGGTTCTCCTGCTGCTGGGCCTTGTAGCGCTCCCAGCGTTCATGCGTCAGGGAACCATCCGCCAGTGCGGCGAGCACCACACAGCCCGGCTCGGACTCATGGCGGCAGTCGCTGAACCGGCATCTGGTGAACAAGTCTTCTACATCCGCGAAGCCTGCAGAGATGCCTTCGTCGGCATCGAACAGCCCTAGTTCACGCATCCCTGGGGTATCGATCACCATTGCTCCCGAGGGGAGCATGAACAACTGACGGTGGGTCGTCGTATGCCGTCCCCGGCTGTCTTCCTCCCGGATCGAACTAACCTTCATGACATCCTGTTCCATCAGCGCATTAAGCAGCGACGATTTGCCGACCCCGGACATGCCGAGGAAGACGATAGTTGAACCTGGCTTGAGGTAGGCATCAAGCTCATGTAGACCGAGACCGTTGTGACTGCACACGGCGTGCACCGGAACATCCGGCATGCTCTGCCGGACTTCTGCCAGCGGTAGGCTGTAGTCTTCGGTGAGATCAGCCTTGGTCAGAATGACGACCGGCTGGCCGCCGCTCTGTCTGGCCTGGGTCAGGTACCGCATCATCCGGGTGACATTGAAATCCCAGTTCAGGGAAGACAGGATGAAGACATAATCGAAGTTGGCGGCCACGACCTGCTCCAGAATGGTTTTGGTATAGCCTGCGGCATGGCCGGAATAATTCGCCCGCGAGAACTTGGAACGGCGGGGGAGAAGCGTAACAATAAGCGAATCTCCGCTCTTATTCGGATGCAGCAGGACGAAATCCCCCACGCAAGGGAAGTCTTCACGCGATTCAGCACTATGATAGAATGTGCCTTTGAGTACAGCGGTTAGCTCACCCCGCTCTGTGATTACTGTGAAGCGCTCCCGCCGGAGCTCTGTAATTCTGCCGGGCAATAGCCCTGAAGGAATTTCCTCTATTTCTGTATATCCATAGGTTTTTAGATTAATCATGTTTTAGGTTTAGCTCCTTATGATGTTGTTTTGTGGACGCAAAAATGCCGCGGAACAGCAGCCTCTTAAAGAAGCTGCTGATCTGCGGCATCAAGATGCAAAGAAGATACGACCTTCATCGTACCCCGCAAACAGCAATATTCACGAAAGGTTACTTGGGATGGCATACCAAATAATACGGGGCTTTGCCCGATTTTTGTGAGAAGTATGCCTGCTATGCAGTTCTAAACTGAAACCACCAT is a window encoding:
- a CDS encoding YafY family protein, which codes for MKIDRLLSIVILLLNRPLIQAKELADMFEVSVRTIYRDIDSINSAGIPVVTYQGSGGGIGLMQGYRLDRNVLSERELADIFNALQSASSIGGGGHQLLMEKISSVVPPSQIAAFRSQTTRMIVDFSPWELTGPLEERLSLLKEALEKEVTVTFEYITAEGRVSLRTVEPYTLVLKGPFWYLYGFCQDRQDFRLFKLLRMKALVKENRHYIRQDIPLTELPWSSSWKEPQNLTPVKLRFAPEGKHLAEEYFDCETLQRDDTGGYTLTLQYPENDWLYGFLLSFGTVLEVLGPEHVRRRLGEVARGVAAAYSADLAEMQ
- a CDS encoding DedA family protein, coding for MDMLKWIQELFASYGYSVLFFGLLLEFIALPFPGETTMAFAGFLSFTGRLDFFTLVIVAFLGTTIGMTITYFIGLKAGLPFIQRYGKWFMFSPAKLEKTQRWFEKYGSVLISIGYFIPGVRHFTGYFAGIIALPFRKFAMYAYGGAIFWVVLFLGIGKIFGPQWMGIFHLIESYALWIAVGVLAIAALIVVYRYRAAISLRLRRRKPVATLEPKVQVKVKETSKTR
- a CDS encoding polysaccharide deacetylase, which codes for MKNNRENPIRRIMICGLLVIAVVLSLGVSAYGGQGNSSGSRSKYSLQAEAGSTLPLLSKNNAPAVPVQDLRPAAARMTTTELRQLHISGGSAPKAGAERPAQVSAAAGKAAPAAGHRKEKLVYLTFDDGPSAVTPKVLSILQEQGVKATFFVLGDQAAGRPELIKAIWEQGHAIGNHTYNHNYHDLYSGFKEFWRQIKQTEETVREITGVRPQLVRAPGGTFGHFDSTYFNLLKQAGYGVMDWTVDSGDSRRRGVPAAEIVQASVADLTSSSVVLLLHDGSGHEQSAKALPAIIERYRAAGYGFGVLDAQSDPVQFRVSSKAASLHRGKPSQDWISVNIAPNAELFAPGKALALEIGGMETKLKPGEYRLQDGQYYVPLRATVERLGGRVGWDVATRSAAVSWNGRSMTLDSQRQEVGIHWPDGTAEYKAAQVQLQGSSLWVPLRMLLEAAGHPGAEAFVNAEERRVTAA
- a CDS encoding DUF58 domain-containing protein — protein: MKPRAVRGLVYDHGRVSSLSSSSLTDPKSQVYSQLGRYGNAEIAGFPRKRIRRAAKEWGRMLLLMAVTGGLYMWRGGESLLLLLTAGGVVMSGGLLMQLCGPRRVSVQRTIAPARLSAGDDAIVEVQISFNARIPLPWMIVTDYWSGGSHQELLFPGFRRSFKYSYELLSVPRGVHQLHGCSVTWGDLPGLFTGGCQPGGKAGFKVLPRALYMGAAVPDTGLLSGDRASGRGNHSSPQAADIRDYAPGDPFSRIHWKSSARKGNLQSRVPEREAGQMTCIVLASSPADYEIPGGAHVPRSQRRSVIPAFEQAVSATMGLLLSAERSGSYIQLFSGGWPEGMARHEGLGQIPGRVRDLLTEIAPSGSQCLSRLLEDASQSWIPGMTVSVITGRLEEESARTLARFLVQGIRVELYYVWDQPSPSRTPGNPVRSPARAAGTMPELSSSGRLAPEDWATSGHDPAVYGDSRLHASDTIAGSLMRLGARIHCLSNAAPAQGYKGAEPDGFPDNSTSC
- a CDS encoding transglutaminase domain-containing protein, giving the protein MDSRITPPPARVSADGASPKGSTHSRQRCYGSIMFTAAGIQESELAENSTAGKREDSPLYYRGLFSLAIMGVFGLWLLPLYRLSAAADHTQLLRLLMLSAAALLAWGCLLLPRLVQASGQFLLIFMTWYGLCAAAGGGGGWLKVYAMEKSGQDALLLFSGRISALSEDSRLLILVLGWGLLVSSVQQLALYRGSIALFTGVTLVYLLVLDMGYAVNTSGDVLVMAGLILWLRAFSGLLHLQERTGRQVLPYARWGAGALSAAVLVTLAAWIAGQGLGARPAAPVTLQPVLDKLEHWAAAQRPEETGVPGTGSTGYSMEDRELGMPLTPSTEAAFTVTASRPYYSRGESMAYYDGRRWIRSGAAYSALNLPRLSGAVPALANASSAGGQTFIQRIQLASPSTGGVPLFSAGAITDVQNIRLTDGSQLGYVLTSPDRLSFRLPEVYGSAGVTEYTVKSVLPPSDPAALRKLKGSDPDGVRSQYLQLPAALPPRVRALAGDLTTAAASRYDAAVAIAGYLQDGYTYSLKTRVPPSGADFTDDFLFGTRQGYCVHFATAMTVLLRSSGIPARYVQGYGPGTAVPGSVPQRYSVTGGDAHAWVEVYFPGAGWVPFDPTPSAAAAAALGAAATDPAAASALPDTRRSAALHADALTAALPQAGGPDRAPLALAALVLAAAIHWRRSLALLPAVRRAGRLGRERQLRAAALAWYGLAARYGPPLPGVTAREYADSLAIEDGRLRAAVRGFVRQWETLAYGGAGGGVPLPASGSSGDAAPSTPSAPMSPSSPPNAADAKDEEAFMARCLMITFHLT
- the guaA gene encoding glutamine-hydrolyzing GMP synthase, translating into MNKPNEMIVVLDFGGQYNQLIARRIRDLGVYSELLPYNTPMEKIKALSPKGIVFSGGPSSVYAENAPHVDPAIYELGLPIFGICYGMQLMAQQQGGKVERSAKREYGKADVEFAPSSVLAAGLESKQTVWMSHGDHVVELPEGFKLDAGTESAPIAAMSNDERKFFAVQFHPEVRHSVKGNEMISNFLYEVCGCEGKWTMESFIEDAVKDIRDKVGDRKVLCALSGGVDSSVVAMLIHRAIGDQLTCMFIDHGLLRKGEAESVMETFVGKFDIHVVKIDARDRFLGKLAGVSDPEQKRKIIGNEFIYCFDEESAKLGDFAFLAQGTLYTDIVESGTATAQTIKSHHNVGGLPEDMKFSLIEPLNTLFKDEVRKLGEELGMPHAIVWRQPFPGPGLAIRVLGEVTEEKLQIVRDSDYILREEIAKAGLDREIWQYFTALPNMKSVGVMGDERTYSYTVGIRAVTSIDGMTADWARIPWDVLEKISVRIVNEVDNVNRIVYDITSKPPATIEWE
- a CDS encoding DUF3278 domain-containing protein; protein product: MLSNMEKRMLKPFVGYIEERDEYQRGEIHRILAGACMHALYLTSGLMLISLIMDTIHHTFTFGTMALFIVQQFVAYYILIRLRKTGVAETEYDINADYEKTIKTLKKKFFLAGAQWGFTMFVLMEFLFPALAGEKIDIGLFNILLWCTAGAAFGIITYFLQKRNIKKIV
- a CDS encoding helix-turn-helix transcriptional regulator gives rise to the protein MNRVAEYRKRSGLSQLALSKEVGVARQTVNLIENDKYNPSLDLCVKLAKALNSDLNTLFWEVNSNAE